One Campylobacter sputorum subsp. sputorum DNA segment encodes these proteins:
- the xseA gene encoding exodeoxyribonuclease VII large subunit — MLSVSELNEQAKSLLETNFSSIEVEGEISRLTRHSSGHWYFTLKDEKASISATMFKFDNVKVKFTPIEGIKIVASGKITLFSPSGTYQINLKSMRPSGEGELELAFKQLKDKLEKEGLFDISHKKPLPKYPKKIAIITSKTSAALQDMLKIAKSRWQFVKISVFDSLTQGENAPNDLIKALMKADSIGYDTLIIARGGGSREDLWCFNDEGLARCIYALKTPIISAIGHEIDFSISDFVSDHRSPTPSAAMMDLLPSIDEIMQLLDKKEDVLENLINYKLQNAISLLNLKKSLFLNSNLKQKLSIYNQNLEHIKFKLKNFINMNISNSLNKIENLQNIFKEKENFFAKTKNLVEIRKNGELMSLEELKKDDIITIYSQNFSKDAKIIN, encoded by the coding sequence ATGCTTAGCGTTAGCGAGTTAAACGAGCAGGCAAAATCGCTTCTTGAAACCAACTTTTCATCTATAGAAGTTGAGGGCGAAATTTCAAGACTAACAAGACACTCATCAGGTCATTGGTATTTTACTCTAAAAGACGAAAAAGCCAGCATTTCTGCAACGATGTTTAAATTTGATAATGTAAAAGTAAAATTTACTCCAATTGAGGGTATAAAAATTGTAGCTAGTGGTAAGATTACGCTGTTTTCGCCAAGCGGCACATATCAAATAAATTTAAAATCTATGCGTCCAAGCGGCGAGGGTGAGTTAGAACTTGCTTTTAAACAGCTAAAAGATAAACTAGAAAAAGAGGGTTTATTTGATATTTCTCATAAAAAACCACTTCCAAAATATCCAAAGAAAATAGCGATAATAACATCAAAAACAAGTGCTGCACTTCAAGATATGCTAAAAATTGCAAAAAGTAGATGGCAATTCGTAAAAATAAGCGTATTTGATTCTTTAACTCAGGGCGAAAATGCACCAAATGATCTCATAAAAGCTCTCATGAAAGCTGATAGTATAGGATATGATACTCTTATAATTGCAAGAGGTGGTGGGAGTAGAGAGGATCTTTGGTGTTTTAATGATGAGGGCTTAGCAAGGTGTATTTATGCACTAAAAACACCTATTATAAGTGCTATCGGACATGAGATTGATTTTAGCATAAGCGATTTTGTAAGCGATCATAGAAGTCCAACGCCAAGTGCTGCTATGATGGATCTGCTTCCAAGTATTGATGAAATTATGCAACTACTTGATAAAAAAGAGGATGTGTTAGAAAATCTTATAAATTATAAATTGCAAAATGCCATTTCGCTACTTAATCTAAAAAAAAGCTTATTTTTAAACTCAAATTTAAAACAAAAACTATCTATATATAATCAAAATTTAGAACATATTAAATTTAAGCTGAAAAATTTTATAAATATGAATATTTCTAATTCATTAAATAAGATTGAAAATTTACAAAATATTTTTAAAGAAAAAGAGAATTTTTTTGCTAAAACAAAAAATTTAGTAGAAATACGAAAAAACGGCGAACTTATGTCTTTAGAAGAACTTAAAAAAGATGACATTATAACTATTTATTCGCAAAATTTCTCAAAAGATGCAAAAATAATAAATTAA
- a CDS encoding CYTH and CHAD domain-containing protein, with the protein MVLEIERKFLIDSEIILDEFTLDDINFQLLKVEQFYTQITKFDERRYRKSSKSYFFTYKKGKGISRVENEHEITKKEFKRAKELMLGSLISKDRYLFKINNLPCNIDIYSGDLSGLIVLEIEFLTIDDANNFKIPNFLQKHILKEITYEDEYKNKNLALFGNPDAGFDVEKSMDILDKVSPLLQNLVFPDSINAMDGVRVSFYYLFKLIQHYKNDYLKTFNDESMHQFRVNLRKSRSLLKLIGSVFDQDITKHFCDEFKKLANSTNKIRDIDVFLNFIDNSDEYETHKAILRNSKNRQITQFKQILEDSEILFEEWSMLLRENSDFYKGINHDKKLKKLVSKALRIQMVKLQKRLFNLNSDCKNSYFHKIRIEFKKFRYLADMYKSFYKDEKLLNCILKSKEAQELFGNLQDRDVWLSMIDELENHDNNDLSELKSKFKKDIINLRDEILRKKDKLRKRFLKSSKIIKIYT; encoded by the coding sequence GTGGTTCTAGAAATAGAGCGTAAATTTCTTATAGATAGCGAAATTATTTTAGATGAGTTTACGCTTGATGATATAAATTTTCAACTTTTAAAAGTTGAGCAATTCTACACGCAAATAACTAAATTTGATGAAAGAAGATATCGAAAAAGCTCTAAGAGTTACTTTTTTACATACAAAAAAGGCAAAGGTATTTCAAGAGTTGAAAACGAACATGAAATAACCAAAAAAGAGTTTAAACGAGCAAAAGAGCTTATGCTTGGAAGCCTTATTAGTAAAGATAGATATCTTTTTAAAATAAATAATTTACCTTGCAATATAGACATTTATAGTGGCGATTTATCAGGGCTTATTGTTTTGGAAATAGAGTTTCTTACTATAGATGACGCTAATAATTTTAAAATTCCAAATTTTTTACAAAAACATATTTTAAAAGAGATTACTTATGAAGATGAGTATAAAAATAAAAATTTAGCTCTTTTTGGAAATCCTGATGCTGGTTTTGATGTAGAAAAAAGTATGGATATTTTAGATAAAGTAAGCCCACTTCTTCAAAATTTAGTTTTTCCAGACAGTATTAATGCAATGGATGGTGTAAGAGTTAGTTTTTATTATCTTTTTAAATTGATACAGCATTATAAAAATGATTATTTAAAAACATTTAATGATGAATCAATGCATCAATTTAGAGTAAATTTAAGAAAAAGTAGATCACTTTTAAAGCTTATAGGCTCTGTTTTTGATCAAGATATTACTAAGCATTTTTGCGATGAGTTTAAAAAACTAGCAAATTCTACAAATAAGATTAGAGATATCGATGTTTTTTTAAATTTTATAGATAATTCAGATGAATATGAGACCCATAAGGCCATTTTGAGAAATAGTAAAAATAGGCAAATTACCCAGTTTAAACAAATTTTAGAAGATAGTGAAATTTTATTTGAAGAGTGGAGTATGCTGCTAAGAGAAAATAGTGATTTTTATAAAGGTATAAATCACGATAAAAAACTAAAAAAACTTGTATCAAAAGCTCTTAGAATTCAAATGGTGAAGTTGCAAAAAAGACTATTTAATCTTAATAGCGATTGCAAAAATTCGTATTTTCATAAAATTAGAATAGAATTTAAGAAATTCAGATATTTAGCTGATATGTATAAGAGTTTTTATAAGGATGAGAAGTTATTAAATTGTATTTTAAAATCAAAAGAAGCACAAGAGCTTTTTGGAAATCTTCAAGATAGAGATGTTTGGTTATCGATGATAGACGAATTAGAAAATCACGATAATAACGATTTATCTGAGTTAAAATCTAAATTTAAAAAAGATATTATAAATTTAAGAGATGAAATACTTAGAAAAAAAGACAAACTTAGAAAAAGATTTTTAAAAAGTTCAAAGATAATTAAAATTTACACATAA
- the dxs gene encoding 1-deoxy-D-xylulose-5-phosphate synthase, whose translation MIENFKNLNTEELEELAFDIRKKIVEVVSKNGGHLSSNLGAVELTLAMHYVFDPSINPFIFDVSHQSYTHKLLTRNWSEFETLRQFGGISGYTKPSESNKDYFIAGHSSTSISLVVGVCKAIKLKKEFKLPIALIGDGALSGGMAYEALNELGDRKYPCVIILNDNEMSISKPIGALSKYLSQMMAGQFYQKFKGRINQLLSYVPQGAAYMAKKFEEGFRLITPGMFFEELGLEYIGPVDGHNLKDLISALEVAKSMNKPVIVHAQTLKGKGYEKAEGHYENWHGVGPFDIQSGEFIKKESNKNATKIYSENLMDLALKHDNVVGVTAAMPTGTGLEPLIQRFPDRFWDVAIAEQHAVTSMSAMAKEGFKPYITIYSTFLQRAYDQIIHDCAILNTNVVFAIDRAGIVGEDGETHQGAFDISYLNAIPNITIFAPRDEKSFKFVIDYSYEHKGVCAFRYPRGAFILQDEFEPKKIQYAKGEILCNGNSNVAFIGYGNGVGKAYKVAQNLKNEFKPTLVDLVFAKPLDKELLVNLAQNHKIWYIFSDSAKSGGIGSILATFLQENEIKDVCIVSFEYDDKFITHGNTNLVEKSLQIDVESLSTKILKEKKYQLI comes from the coding sequence ATGATAGAAAATTTTAAAAATTTAAACACAGAAGAGTTAGAAGAATTAGCATTTGATATAAGAAAAAAAATAGTTGAAGTAGTTAGTAAAAATGGTGGTCATCTAAGCTCAAATTTGGGTGCTGTAGAACTTACTTTGGCAATGCATTATGTTTTTGATCCAAGTATAAATCCTTTTATTTTTGATGTAAGTCATCAAAGTTATACACATAAACTTCTTACTAGAAATTGGAGTGAGTTTGAAACATTAAGACAATTTGGCGGCATTAGCGGCTACACAAAACCAAGTGAAAGTAATAAAGACTATTTCATAGCAGGTCATAGTTCAACTTCTATATCTTTAGTTGTTGGAGTCTGTAAAGCAATAAAACTAAAAAAAGAATTTAAACTCCCAATAGCACTCATAGGAGATGGTGCTTTAAGTGGCGGCATGGCTTATGAGGCATTAAATGAGCTAGGAGATAGAAAATATCCCTGTGTTATTATACTAAATGATAACGAAATGAGTATAAGTAAGCCAATAGGAGCACTTAGTAAATATCTTTCTCAGATGATGGCAGGGCAGTTTTATCAGAAATTTAAAGGTCGCATAAATCAGCTTTTAAGCTATGTGCCGCAAGGTGCTGCTTATATGGCTAAGAAATTTGAAGAGGGTTTTAGGCTTATAACTCCTGGTATGTTTTTTGAAGAACTTGGACTTGAATACATCGGACCAGTTGATGGACATAATCTAAAAGATTTGATTTCTGCCCTAGAAGTTGCTAAAAGTATGAATAAGCCAGTTATAGTTCATGCTCAAACTTTAAAAGGCAAAGGATACGAAAAAGCCGAGGGGCATTATGAAAATTGGCATGGTGTCGGACCTTTTGATATACAAAGCGGTGAGTTTATAAAAAAAGAATCAAATAAAAATGCAACAAAAATTTATAGTGAAAATTTGATGGATCTTGCCTTAAAACATGATAATGTAGTAGGAGTTACCGCTGCTATGCCAACAGGAACTGGGCTTGAGCCTTTGATACAGAGATTTCCTGATAGATTTTGGGATGTAGCCATAGCAGAGCAACACGCAGTAACTTCAATGTCAGCTATGGCAAAAGAAGGTTTTAAGCCATATATCACGATATATTCTACATTTTTGCAGCGTGCTTATGATCAGATTATACATGATTGTGCTATTTTAAATACAAATGTTGTTTTTGCAATAGACAGAGCTGGAATTGTCGGAGAAGATGGCGAAACTCATCAAGGTGCTTTTGATATAAGCTATCTAAATGCTATCCCAAATATAACGATTTTTGCACCAAGAGATGAAAAAAGCTTTAAATTTGTTATTGATTATTCATATGAGCATAAAGGCGTTTGTGCGTTTAGATATCCGCGTGGAGCTTTTATTTTGCAAGATGAATTTGAGCCTAAAAAGATACAGTATGCCAAAGGCGAAATTTTATGCAACGGAAATTCAAATGTAGCTTTTATAGGCTATGGTAATGGTGTTGGAAAAGCTTACAAGGTAGCACAAAATTTAAAAAACGAATTTAAACCAACGCTAGTAGATCTTGTTTTTGCAAAGCCTCTTGATAAAGAGCTTTTGGTAAATTTAGCACAAAATCATAAAATTTGGTATATTTTTAGCGATAGTGCAAAAAGTGGAGGTATCGGCTCAATTTTGGCAACATTTTTACAAGAAAATGAAATAAAAGATGTCTGTATAGTTAGTTTTGAGTATGATGATAAATTTATAACTCATGGCAATACAAATTTAGTGGAAAAATCATTGCAAATAGATGTGGAGTCACTGTCTACAAAAATTCTAAAAGAAAAAAAATATCAACTAATATAA
- the ubiE gene encoding bifunctional demethylmenaquinone methyltransferase/2-methoxy-6-polyprenyl-1,4-benzoquinol methylase UbiE, with the protein MEKQKEIVEMFNEIAPTYDKANRVISFGIDTSWRKNACKIVLKKIDKKDINIIDVACGTGDMMGIWEDISKKFGIKINDMIGIDPSVGMLNVAKNKFPNYKFITAKADDTTLDSNFGDILSISYGIRNVVQRKEALSEFNRVLKSGGYLVVLEFTKRKHGGLIPFFRDFYIANILPTLGGMISKNKKAYEYLPNSISNFLDKESFKDELSEAGFELELTKGYSFDVCTLFVAKKIKDI; encoded by the coding sequence ATGGAAAAGCAAAAAGAAATCGTTGAAATGTTTAATGAAATAGCACCAACTTATGATAAAGCAAATAGAGTCATAAGTTTTGGTATAGATACAAGTTGGCGTAAAAATGCGTGTAAGATAGTGTTAAAAAAAATAGATAAAAAAGATATAAATATCATAGATGTTGCTTGTGGAACTGGCGATATGATGGGTATCTGGGAAGATATTTCTAAGAAATTTGGTATTAAAATAAACGATATGATTGGCATTGATCCAAGTGTTGGAATGCTTAATGTAGCAAAAAATAAATTTCCAAATTATAAATTTATAACAGCAAAAGCCGATGATACTACACTTGATTCAAATTTTGGAGATATTTTAAGCATAAGTTATGGTATAAGAAATGTAGTTCAAAGAAAAGAAGCTTTAAGCGAGTTTAATAGAGTTTTAAAAAGTGGCGGCTATCTTGTAGTTTTGGAATTTACTAAAAGAAAACATGGTGGTTTGATACCATTTTTTAGAGATTTTTATATAGCAAATATTTTGCCTACGCTTGGTGGAATGATATCTAAAAATAAAAAAGCATATGAGTATCTTCCAAATTCAATCAGCAATTTTTTAGATAAAGAGAGCTTCAAAGATGAGCTTAGTGAGGCTGGTTTTGAGTTAGAGCTTACAAAAGGGTATAGTTTTGATGTTTGCACTCTTTTTGTTGCTAAAAAGATAAAAGATATATAA
- the fliG gene encoding flagellar motor switch protein FliG gives MVKLTEQQKALYNDLSMAEKIAILLIQLGEEPTALIFSHMEIETITEISRYIATSKSIDRQIAAAVLEEFYALMQSNQYMKTGGIEYAKEILYKTFGPEIAQKILDKLSKSMESTKSFSYLEKIKPQQIADFITKEHPQTIALILAHMDVTSAAETLNYFDDELRGEVVLRMANLGDISPSVIKRVSTVLESKLASLTSYKVEVGGPRAVAEVLNRLGQKASKTTIEKIEQADTELASTIKDLMFTFEDITNLNANAIREILKVVDKKILMIGLKGSGEALKEKFLQNMSQRASEAFLEEMGFLGAVRLKDVEEAQRKVVEQVQVLASQGVFQIGEQDEMIE, from the coding sequence ATGGTAAAACTCACTGAACAACAAAAGGCTTTGTATAATGACCTTTCTATGGCTGAAAAAATAGCGATTTTATTAATTCAACTTGGCGAGGAGCCAACTGCTCTTATTTTTTCACATATGGAAATAGAAACTATAACTGAAATTTCTAGATATATAGCAACTTCTAAAAGTATTGATAGGCAAATAGCTGCGGCTGTTTTAGAGGAATTTTATGCTTTAATGCAATCAAATCAATATATGAAAACAGGCGGTATAGAGTATGCAAAAGAGATACTTTATAAAACCTTTGGTCCTGAAATAGCACAAAAAATTCTTGATAAACTTTCTAAAAGCATGGAATCAACGAAATCATTTTCATATCTTGAAAAGATTAAACCACAGCAAATTGCTGATTTTATCACAAAAGAACATCCTCAAACGATAGCTTTAATTTTGGCTCATATGGATGTAACAAGTGCTGCTGAGACGCTTAATTATTTTGATGATGAATTAAGAGGCGAGGTGGTTTTAAGAATGGCAAATTTAGGCGATATCAGCCCATCTGTGATAAAAAGAGTTTCAACTGTATTAGAAAGCAAACTAGCCTCTCTTACATCTTATAAAGTTGAAGTTGGTGGTCCAAGAGCTGTTGCTGAGGTATTAAATAGACTTGGACAAAAAGCAAGCAAAACTACTATTGAAAAGATTGAGCAAGCAGATACAGAACTTGCTTCAACCATCAAAGATCTTATGTTTACATTTGAAGATATTACAAATCTTAATGCAAATGCTATAAGAGAAATTTTAAAAGTTGTTGATAAGAAAATTTTAATGATAGGGCTTAAAGGTTCTGGTGAAGCTTTAAAAGAAAAATTCCTTCAAAATATGAGTCAAAGAGCAAGTGAAGCGTTTCTTGAAGAGATGGGATTTTTAGGTGCAGTTAGACTTAAAGATGTTGAAGAAGCTCAAAGAAAAGTTGTAGAACAAGTTCAAGTTTTAGCTTCTCAAGGTGTGTTCCAAATAGGCGAACAAGATGAGATGATAGAATGA
- the fliF gene encoding flagellar basal-body MS-ring/collar protein FliF: MDFKAIVNQIGKLYQNLTLRQRIVAAGSIVVVIGFLVFLSIYKSSQSSNTYDGYSVLFENISPSDSALILQQLNADKVPYKLHNESTILVPNDKVYQERIAIASLGIPKDSKVGFEIFDKQQFGATDEEQRVKYQRALEGELARTIEGLAPIEAATVHIALPKDSVFTKRQVQPSASVLLNVRQNSKLTSKQISGIKNLIAASVPNLNAENVKLVDQDGTPLGIEEGVIDDELISKQIKYKKDFESSYERKIINVLSPIVGGDNKVVAKVTIDFDFAREDSQSEVYDPNSVARSEQNIEEKREGKAPKEVGGVPGAVSNIGPVEGLEDNQKTELYTKSSATTNYEISKKITKVLGEFATIKRVSVAVVVDGKYEYKKDENGNPTKEIEYVSLPQNELTAINNIVKQAVGYNQERGDEVTVSNFQFKEPTTTKTPANTIARFYELYLSPFTALVKYLLAALVLYIFYKKIIVPFSEKMLEEQIEEYEPTKEDLGLMDIQEDTEDTLEKFKAAKQKVEEQLGLRDGNLNEEELKYDILLEKMQTIVSSKSEEIATLLQELVNNDGEIMSSISKDT, from the coding sequence ATGGATTTTAAAGCTATTGTAAATCAGATTGGAAAATTATATCAAAATCTTACTTTAAGACAAAGAATAGTAGCTGCAGGCTCTATCGTTGTAGTTATAGGATTTTTGGTATTTTTAAGTATATACAAATCATCTCAAAGTAGTAATACTTATGATGGATATAGTGTTTTATTTGAAAATATTTCTCCAAGTGATTCTGCACTTATTCTTCAGCAGTTAAATGCAGACAAAGTTCCATATAAACTTCATAATGAAAGCACTATTTTAGTTCCTAATGATAAAGTTTATCAAGAAAGAATAGCAATTGCTAGTCTTGGTATCCCAAAAGATAGTAAGGTTGGTTTTGAAATTTTTGATAAACAACAATTTGGTGCAACAGATGAAGAGCAAAGAGTAAAATATCAAAGGGCATTAGAAGGCGAACTTGCAAGGACTATTGAAGGTTTAGCACCCATAGAAGCAGCAACTGTTCATATAGCTTTGCCAAAAGATAGTGTTTTTACTAAGCGTCAAGTTCAACCATCAGCTTCTGTGCTTTTAAATGTAAGACAAAATTCAAAACTTACCAGCAAACAGATATCTGGTATAAAAAATTTAATCGCAGCTTCGGTTCCAAATTTAAATGCAGAAAATGTTAAGCTTGTAGATCAAGATGGAACCCCTCTTGGTATTGAAGAAGGGGTAATAGACGATGAACTTATTTCTAAACAAATAAAATATAAAAAAGATTTTGAAAGTTCTTATGAGAGAAAAATAATAAATGTTTTATCCCCCATAGTTGGTGGAGATAATAAAGTCGTAGCAAAAGTTACAATCGATTTTGATTTTGCTAGAGAAGATTCTCAAAGTGAAGTTTATGATCCAAACTCAGTTGCTAGAAGTGAGCAAAATATAGAAGAAAAAAGAGAGGGAAAAGCACCAAAAGAAGTTGGAGGAGTTCCAGGAGCAGTTAGTAATATAGGTCCAGTAGAAGGTTTGGAAGACAATCAAAAAACAGAACTTTATACAAAGAGTTCAGCTACTACAAATTATGAAATTTCTAAAAAAATTACTAAAGTTTTAGGAGAATTTGCCACTATAAAAAGAGTAAGTGTAGCTGTTGTTGTTGATGGAAAATATGAGTATAAAAAAGATGAAAATGGAAATCCAACCAAAGAAATAGAATATGTTTCTTTACCTCAAAATGAACTAACTGCTATAAATAATATAGTAAAACAAGCAGTTGGTTATAATCAAGAAAGAGGAGATGAGGTTACAGTTAGTAATTTTCAGTTTAAAGAGCCAACTACAACTAAAACGCCGGCAAATACAATCGCTAGATTTTATGAGTTATACTTAAGTCCTTTTACTGCGCTTGTAAAATATCTATTGGCTGCTTTAGTTCTTTATATTTTTTACAAAAAAATTATTGTTCCATTTTCCGAAAAAATGCTTGAAGAACAGATTGAAGAATATGAGCCTACCAAAGAAGATTTGGGTCTAATGGATATACAAGAAGACACAGAAGATACTTTAGAGAAGTTTAAAGCTGCAAAACAAAAAGTTGAAGAACAACTTGGATTAAGAGATGGAAATCTTAACGAAGAGGAGCTAAAATATGATATACTTCTTGAGAAAATGCAAACTATTGTAAGCTCTAAATCCGAAGAGATTGCTACATTGCTTCAAGAGTTGGTAAATAATGATGGGGAAATCATGTCTTCTATAAGTAAGGATACTTGA
- the hisC gene encoding histidinol-phosphate transaminase — MKFNKHLQNISNYEAGKPIELVVREFGVKNDDVLKLASNENPLGCSKKVQRAIKDCAKNASLYPDDSMFELKEKLAKKYEVKTQNIIIGSGSDQTIEFAMHAKANENSAILVAGTTFAMYEIYASHVGAKVYKTNSKNHNLAEFEELYNKHKEEISIIFLCIPNNPLGECLDAKDVYDFISKIDEDTLVVIDGAYQEFASFKDSNKHINVKKLINDFKNTMYMGTFSKAYGLGGMRVGYAVSSQSIIKELSKLRVPFNITTLSLKAAIVALDDDKFIQKTLKNNFSQMKKFEKFALKHGIDYIKSYTNFITYIFKDKNATEISQNLLKKGIILRDLKNYGMNAIRITIGKPKDNIRVFKELEKLI, encoded by the coding sequence GTGAAATTTAATAAACATTTGCAAAATATATCAAACTATGAAGCAGGAAAACCAATAGAACTTGTTGTAAGGGAATTTGGCGTAAAAAATGACGATGTTTTAAAATTAGCTAGTAATGAAAATCCTTTAGGATGTTCCAAAAAAGTTCAAAGAGCTATCAAAGATTGTGCTAAAAATGCAAGTCTTTATCCTGATGATAGTATGTTTGAACTAAAAGAAAAACTTGCCAAAAAATATGAAGTTAAAACCCAAAATATCATAATAGGCTCAGGAAGTGATCAGACTATTGAGTTTGCAATGCATGCTAAAGCAAATGAAAATAGTGCTATTTTAGTTGCAGGAACAACTTTTGCAATGTATGAAATTTATGCTTCTCATGTTGGTGCGAAAGTCTATAAAACAAACTCTAAAAATCATAATTTAGCTGAGTTCGAAGAGCTTTATAATAAACATAAAGAAGAAATTTCTATAATATTTCTTTGCATTCCAAACAATCCGCTTGGAGAGTGTTTGGATGCTAAAGATGTTTATGATTTTATATCTAAAATAGACGAAGATACCTTGGTTGTTATTGATGGAGCTTATCAGGAGTTTGCTAGTTTTAAAGATAGCAATAAACACATAAATGTAAAAAAACTCATAAATGATTTTAAAAATACAATGTATATGGGAACTTTTTCAAAAGCATATGGACTTGGTGGAATGAGGGTTGGATATGCCGTGTCTTCACAAAGTATTATAAAAGAGTTATCTAAATTAAGAGTTCCTTTTAACATAACTACGCTTAGTTTAAAAGCTGCAATTGTGGCATTGGACGATGATAAATTTATACAAAAGACTCTTAAAAATAATTTTTCTCAAATGAAAAAATTTGAGAAATTTGCACTCAAACACGGGATTGATTATATAAAAAGTTACACAAATTTTATAACTTATATTTTCAAAGACAAAAATGCTACAGAAATTTCACAAAACTTGTTAAAAAAAGGTATAATTTTAAGAGATTTAAAAAATTATGGAATGAATGCTATTAGAATTACTATTGGCAAACCAAAAGATAATATTAGAGTTTTTAAAGAATTAGAAAAATTAATTTAA
- the fliH gene encoding flagellar assembly protein FliH, which translates to MISNTVISNSVAPSHNIESYRFKVIGSNLEEEQKTSNKKEENSENIAPIESKTIQNEEIVEVSSQTENTPKQNPLEEAHSSFIEELLKRTDELSGNIIKLQMQIENQEKEFEKRLDSEISRAKEDAQKEGYEKAKSEFDIKFDELNAKYLSSISKLESECQNLQNFLTTNENELSLAAIDIAKEVIQKEVNANSSVVAQNLAKALMKDIKDATHIELKVNPKDFELMQNLAKEDAKIKITSDDAISPGGVVLLSDVGNLDATLQNRLMNVKKIIGD; encoded by the coding sequence ATGATATCAAATACAGTAATTTCAAATTCAGTTGCACCATCGCATAATATCGAATCATATAGATTTAAAGTTATTGGATCAAATTTAGAAGAAGAGCAAAAAACAAGTAACAAAAAAGAAGAAAATAGTGAAAATATAGCCCCAATAGAGAGCAAAACTATACAAAATGAAGAGATTGTAGAAGTTAGTTCTCAAACAGAAAATACGCCAAAACAAAACCCATTAGAAGAAGCTCATAGTAGCTTTATAGAAGAGCTTTTGAAGAGAACAGATGAGCTTAGTGGAAATATTATAAAACTTCAAATGCAAATAGAAAATCAAGAAAAAGAATTTGAAAAAAGACTTGATAGTGAAATTTCAAGGGCTAAAGAAGATGCACAAAAAGAAGGTTATGAAAAAGCAAAATCAGAATTTGACATTAAATTTGATGAACTTAATGCAAAATATCTAAGTTCTATCTCAAAACTTGAAAGCGAATGTCAAAATTTACAAAATTTTTTGACTACAAATGAAAATGAACTAAGCTTAGCTGCTATTGACATAGCAAAAGAAGTTATACAAAAAGAGGTAAATGCAAACTCATCTGTAGTCGCACAAAATCTTGCAAAAGCTCTTATGAAAGATATAAAAGATGCTACTCATATAGAGTTAAAGGTAAATCCAAAAGATTTTGAGTTAATGCAAAATTTAGCCAAAGAAGATGCGAAGATAAAAATAACTTCAGATGATGCGATTAGTCCCGGCGGAGTTGTCCTTTTAAGCGATGTTGGAAATTTAGATGCTACGCTTCAAAATAGATTAATGAATGTAAAAAAGATAATTGGTGATTAG
- a CDS encoding Fur family transcriptional regulator: protein MDHISLLKKFDLKATPQRLCVLSVLSEHKHPNIDELYESIKNYYPSISLATVYKNLATLMDKGLVVEVNMPNQKTKYDIYEYPHIHIVCENCGHVEDMIFEDGSMENFQKNLEQKLSNFVEKFNVVASVKTCKHCS from the coding sequence ATGGATCACATTTCATTATTGAAAAAATTTGATTTAAAGGCAACACCACAAAGACTTTGTGTTTTGAGTGTTTTAAGTGAGCATAAACACCCAAATATAGATGAGCTTTATGAAAGCATTAAAAACTATTATCCATCTATATCTTTGGCAACTGTTTATAAAAATTTAGCAACACTTATGGATAAAGGCTTGGTAGTTGAGGTTAATATGCCAAATCAAAAAACAAAATATGATATCTATGAATATCCGCATATTCATATAGTTTGTGAAAATTGCGGTCATGTTGAAGATATGATTTTTGAAGATGGATCAATGGAAAATTTTCAAAAAAATTTGGAGCAAAAGCTTTCAAATTTTGTAGAAAAGTTTAATGTAGTAGCTAGTGTAAAAACTTGCAAACATTGTTCTTGA